Proteins encoded within one genomic window of Hahella chejuensis KCTC 2396:
- a CDS encoding zinc ribbon domain-containing protein: MNLYDLFQNFKISRAHGEARNAKTRAEGIAVDVRLLEKKVEKLSHLCQAMWEIMEEDGCSSARLKAKLAEVEKKSQTTSGKATVVCDECGQKVSARAISCFNCGAKLNG, translated from the coding sequence ATGAACCTCTATGACCTTTTTCAAAACTTCAAAATCTCCCGAGCCCATGGCGAAGCGCGCAATGCCAAAACCAGGGCGGAAGGCATCGCCGTAGACGTGCGCCTGTTAGAGAAAAAAGTGGAAAAACTATCCCACCTTTGCCAGGCCATGTGGGAAATCATGGAGGAAGATGGCTGCTCCAGCGCCAGACTAAAAGCCAAACTGGCGGAAGTTGAAAAGAAATCCCAAACCACATCCGGCAAAGCGACCGTGGTTTGCGACGAGTGTGGACAAAAAGTCAGCGCCCGGGCGATAAGTTGTTTTAACTGTGGGGCGAAGCTGAATGGCTAA
- a CDS encoding ankyrin repeat-containing protein yields MKNTVVKVFTATIISALSISACLAEIEKVNISKITRDNVNSFDSDGWAPLHRLMDSCKYLVHINRDEKEECEDNTNKLLELGANPNMPSKNKYKISPLAIAMVRSDHLVNLTKAMLNRDVDIHSKQYRNSTLLGLIVRYGEYEIFKTLLKKGLDVNSIAWKSGETEKSIIEYGIMNRVASVKVKADRGIFLIIKEALANGAKMSYEGKINRTLSHAILSNDSEIVDLLLSHNIDMTEYDYLHYSVRVNSDIKIVNILLSKSIELGLFSDKKRQLYLSTAIEVRNTSLAKLFSGEH; encoded by the coding sequence GTGAAAAATACAGTCGTCAAAGTATTCACGGCAACAATAATTTCAGCACTCAGCATTAGCGCGTGTCTGGCAGAAATAGAAAAAGTGAACATATCAAAAATAACCAGAGACAATGTGAACAGCTTTGATAGTGATGGGTGGGCGCCACTTCATAGGTTGATGGACTCATGCAAGTATCTAGTGCATATCAATAGAGATGAAAAAGAAGAGTGCGAAGATAACACAAATAAATTATTGGAGTTAGGAGCCAATCCTAACATGCCGAGCAAAAATAAATATAAAATATCACCACTAGCCATTGCCATGGTCAGAAGTGATCATCTTGTAAACTTAACAAAAGCAATGCTGAATCGCGACGTCGACATACATTCAAAACAATACAGGAATTCAACTCTCTTAGGATTAATTGTGAGATATGGCGAGTACGAAATATTTAAGACTTTACTAAAAAAAGGTTTAGATGTTAACAGCATCGCTTGGAAGAGTGGCGAGACTGAAAAGTCAATTATTGAGTATGGAATAATGAACCGTGTTGCAAGTGTTAAAGTTAAAGCAGATAGAGGCATCTTTTTAATAATAAAAGAAGCGCTAGCCAATGGGGCAAAAATGAGCTATGAAGGCAAGATAAACCGAACATTATCTCATGCCATATTAAGCAATGACAGCGAAATAGTAGATCTGCTTTTATCTCACAATATAGACATGACCGAATACGATTACTTACATTACTCGGTAAGAGTCAATTCGGACATCAAAATAGTCAATATTTTACTTTCGAAAAGTATCGAACTTGGTTTGTTTTCAGATAAAAAGAGACAGCTTTATCTGAGCACCGCCATAGAAGTGCGCAACACCAGTCTAGCCAAGCTATTTTCTGGAGAGCACTAG
- a CDS encoding LysR family transcriptional regulator yields MNLSQRHLQMFVTTAAYCNVSRASEILHISQPALTRALKELESQLGVTLFQRTTRRINLTMEGERFLPVAQRLLNDMTVAIDMVRGEATGQQGSISLAVGEAFGCTVLPAVLKVFAQSFPRVRVRIINDNSKGITRRVDNSEVDFGIGSPVGNTGALLCTPLLSAPLGLLADPSQYKLGTDVDVSDLASLPLLKESNDTSIHHLLSVNGSDVVAWMSIGIEVSSLAQQLALARSGVGVAVLSALGASHYDAVSMKFSQLKPEINRKVFLMQRRDRVLSPSSRALLATIFEHMHSVPLHPCVLVYDCHSSK; encoded by the coding sequence ATGAATCTATCTCAACGTCATCTCCAGATGTTCGTTACCACTGCCGCTTATTGTAATGTCTCTCGGGCAAGTGAAATCCTGCACATCAGCCAGCCAGCGTTGACTCGGGCTCTGAAGGAGCTTGAAAGCCAGCTCGGCGTCACCCTGTTCCAGCGCACAACCCGCAGAATTAATCTGACCATGGAAGGTGAAAGGTTTCTGCCGGTCGCCCAGCGGCTTCTCAACGATATGACTGTTGCGATAGATATGGTGCGAGGGGAAGCGACAGGGCAGCAGGGGTCGATTAGTCTGGCGGTGGGGGAGGCATTTGGCTGCACAGTGCTTCCAGCCGTGCTTAAGGTGTTCGCCCAAAGCTTTCCAAGGGTGCGTGTCAGGATCATCAATGACAACAGTAAGGGGATTACCCGACGGGTTGATAATAGTGAAGTGGACTTCGGTATCGGCTCCCCTGTCGGAAACACGGGAGCATTGTTGTGCACCCCGTTGTTAAGCGCTCCTCTGGGGTTGCTTGCCGATCCCTCCCAGTACAAGCTTGGGACTGACGTGGATGTAAGTGATCTGGCGAGCCTGCCTTTGCTTAAGGAAAGTAACGATACCAGTATTCATCATTTGCTTAGCGTCAACGGCTCGGATGTGGTGGCATGGATGAGTATCGGAATTGAGGTTTCGAGCCTGGCTCAACAGCTGGCATTGGCCCGGTCTGGAGTCGGTGTTGCTGTGCTGTCTGCTTTAGGGGCGTCGCACTATGACGCTGTATCCATGAAGTTCTCCCAACTTAAGCCAGAGATAAACAGGAAAGTTTTCCTCATGCAGCGCAGGGACAGAGTGTTATCTCCTTCTTCCCGAGCTTTATTGGCGACGATCTTTGAGCATATGCATTCAGTACCCCTGCATCCATGTGTGTTGGTTTATGATTGTCACTCATCGAAATAA
- a CDS encoding dienelactone hydrolase family protein codes for MKLSSFLFAMLYAYAVLSLQAEAKTPQGEVKGHASAHDAVSSRKAISNAQIALPGSVTGGDIYLGLLKNAPTLLDKKVPVVVFLHGSSGLGLQAIGQWQQWLAGLGIASLAPDSFALPDRLAYKSPVGKDIYEKIHALRSSEINLAIQALKTIPWADSQRLALAGASEGSVAVARYSGEAFAGRIIFSWSCENNYFVASPDTAVLDGRPIINVISASDPYFSSANEWLGNASAKGNCIEAFKGHANASVVLIPDAPHTLLNLPMARQAVAAFLANLFRL; via the coding sequence ATGAAACTGTCCAGTTTTCTTTTTGCCATGCTATATGCCTACGCCGTCCTTTCCCTGCAGGCGGAAGCCAAAACACCACAGGGAGAAGTAAAGGGGCACGCAAGCGCTCACGACGCTGTTTCATCCCGTAAGGCGATAAGCAACGCTCAGATAGCGCTGCCTGGCAGCGTCACTGGCGGCGATATCTATCTGGGATTATTAAAAAATGCACCAACGCTATTGGACAAAAAGGTTCCCGTGGTGGTGTTCCTGCATGGTTCCTCAGGTTTGGGTTTGCAAGCTATTGGTCAATGGCAACAGTGGCTGGCTGGCCTGGGAATCGCCAGTCTCGCCCCCGACTCTTTCGCCCTGCCAGATAGACTGGCTTATAAGTCGCCGGTCGGTAAGGATATCTACGAGAAAATCCATGCCCTGCGCAGCTCTGAAATCAATCTGGCCATTCAGGCGTTGAAGACGATTCCCTGGGCAGACAGTCAACGTCTGGCGCTGGCGGGCGCCAGTGAAGGATCGGTTGCGGTAGCCCGTTATAGCGGCGAGGCATTCGCGGGACGAATTATCTTTTCGTGGAGTTGCGAGAATAACTACTTTGTGGCTTCTCCTGATACTGCTGTGCTCGACGGGCGTCCCATCATTAACGTCATCAGCGCCAGCGACCCTTACTTCTCTTCCGCCAATGAATGGCTCGGAAATGCGTCCGCCAAGGGAAATTGTATAGAGGCTTTCAAAGGGCACGCTAACGCCAGCGTCGTATTAATACCCGATGCGCCCCACACCCTGCTTAACCTGCCTATGGCCAGGCAAGCGGTAGCCGCTTTTCTGGCGAATCTTTTCAGGCTCTAA
- a CDS encoding ankyrin repeat domain-containing protein: MKNNTIITLLFLVILNISSNAFSSTIIAESSQETTQHEDNIRALINKPDEQGWPPLFHAIDTYYRSPGKEELNKIRALLDMGADVNLRSNNDFKMDAFNYSYLRDFMYPVMDLLLDYGANIDSISGRSRITALSKAISKRDIVATKYFISRGANVNANDGGHTILNQSVFNGDIDIINILLESGADPNLSGNGIKPIDIAVGEKRKDIIGALVENGAKVSILPAVLSASEDDSNIEIIGILIDSGADIDEKGDNGNTALHRALYRRNHELVSFLIRSGASVNIKNDAGITPKQIMKKESFEKNHDE, encoded by the coding sequence ATGAAAAACAACACAATAATTACACTTTTATTTCTTGTTATTTTAAACATCTCAAGCAATGCATTTTCGTCGACTATAATAGCAGAGTCCTCTCAAGAAACAACGCAACATGAAGACAATATCAGAGCACTGATAAACAAACCAGATGAGCAAGGATGGCCACCGCTTTTTCATGCTATCGATACCTATTATCGATCTCCAGGAAAAGAAGAACTGAATAAAATCAGAGCACTTCTAGATATGGGAGCTGACGTCAACCTAAGAAGCAACAATGATTTTAAAATGGATGCATTCAATTATTCATATTTACGAGATTTCATGTATCCAGTTATGGACTTATTGCTCGACTATGGCGCAAATATAGACTCAATTAGCGGAAGAAGTAGAATTACCGCTCTTTCAAAGGCCATTTCCAAAAGAGATATTGTAGCCACAAAATACTTCATATCGCGAGGAGCCAATGTCAACGCAAACGATGGTGGCCACACCATACTTAATCAGTCAGTATTCAATGGCGACATTGATATAATAAATATTCTATTAGAGTCAGGCGCGGATCCTAATTTATCTGGCAATGGAATTAAGCCTATAGACATCGCAGTAGGAGAAAAGAGAAAAGACATAATAGGAGCGTTAGTTGAAAACGGAGCCAAAGTCAGCATATTGCCAGCAGTACTGTCAGCATCAGAGGATGATAGCAATATTGAGATCATTGGTATCTTAATTGACTCAGGTGCAGATATAGATGAGAAAGGTGACAACGGTAATACAGCACTACATAGAGCTCTCTATAGGAGAAATCATGAGCTTGTTTCCTTTTTAATTCGAAGTGGAGCGTCCGTAAACATTAAAAATGACGCAGGGATAACACCCAAACAGATTATGAAAAAAGAGAGTTTTGAAAAAAACCATGATGAATAG
- a CDS encoding putative Ig domain-containing protein yields MGSGGPLDEAPDQSSGTDSGAIIGGESDDAISSKEGTNYISSNGGNDTVTGSNSGDYLSGGRGSDIIFGNNGNDCILGGEGIDHLYGGNGDDTIVGGNEDDTIEGGADSDVLHGQSGADILEGGSGRDFLYGGSGKDTLNGGIGNDYIEGGADNDTYVYTKGDGADYIVDTEGLNKIILKNSESDSGKTISEITRVSPDSNIFEDEDSNRYVLTDSNQLIITLKDDSSGGSITLGYFDPNDPNLNFGISIKEPEDNAPPSAPGAYNVNTGEILRPGTTSTIIKTRWEARDGLAYQDEINKSGLIFKAEDATKLWDYANGKDHNGASLTEWKKGQADSGYVFFFEGTDHKDQFYGGHQSGDSFYGRAGDDFMDGAAGSDLLVGGSGSDRILGGTGNDWIWGNDSQRLYDDTGAPTPNYAKESASSEDYLDGGDGDDWISGDEGNDTLLGGKGNDYLSGGAGADIIFGGENDDHIHGDSRNEYRSNASSGSAQISNDDLLTEVEEGVSYDDVLSGGKGADRIWGEAGSDVIDGGEGDDILWGDRSQVTGLPDLDPLLHGNDTISGGAGSDQIYGHGGDDVIDGGADKDYIWGDHDKLAGEFHGNDHIDAGDGEGQIIIGGGGSDVILSGSGRDMIWADSTYDATSITSNGNTFVVPTTPQGLDEAFHGDDEVHAGGGDDQILAGAGNDRIYGDAGEDVIYGIAGNNYLDGGDDKDFIYGGVDIDHIVGGAGADTLYGNKGDDWLQGGLGGDFLYGDEGNDTLDGGGEGDVLAGGEGDDTYIVKRGYGVTHIKDEEGISTIKFADTYASSTINVIQGEDKVTIRYGAEGDAVVMSIQTFKNAKLVLADTRGPATPEYDAAGSEGPVSGSLNNDVIDFSDKESDSSIYAGEGNDILYGGTGDDKLYGEGGDDTLDGGLGNDRLNGGLGADTYNVKIVGGFNDIIDETGSDKNHLNITGVDSLDDLVVTNDREWGLVITTRQINARSLWLGNLPEHYHLEGITTYDITLPDFGLNLDSDAILDKLMEGNSFSQIIRGNESANVITAEGGDDNVHSYGGNDYLYGGSGQDYLNGGDDDDVIYGGRDNDELQGGNGDDVYVYQSGDCVDTIILNKSGLGDKDILVIQGLSKHELWFSQSSADLTISKAGDPKSQIRIPNWFNANYQALSAIRLEDSWLSSDDVAHLADAMTRKEGETMEAFRARVSQEIDLTWKPLTRTDNHGPTIGRPVETIVVNEDSRWTYSLPTGTFVDADGDILTYQVKMESGEELPSWFGFHESGTLYGLATNDEVGEHALIVTATDGIASTSMRVTLTVQNVNDAPVVRQPIKDLQTQTNSDFTYTLPDNTFKDDDAGDTLEYSATLPDGAPLPDWLYFDPDTRTFSGVNDTAGVLEVKVTVKDSAGIEASDNFKLTTYPEPTEPTGDPSHEFSFTDNNLYATIGQADIVGDWTLEARVKRSADSDGTSILLNSSKHSIRLGQSGDGKVGIGVYGRSYQAFDYTLPVDKWVNLTLVKRSGRTHLYVNGELENTLYSSISLPLSTLSKNSALADLDDSLCDLRVWNYAKDADAVAAAWYTPLTGEETGLHLWYDFSEGEGALLNDRSGNGRNAVLASTDTTGVWGEVVSGTDSSGSGENHAPEVIGSQENVSIAEDAPWSFTVPSGLFTDSDGDTLSYVAKLANGDSLPSWLNFNGVKFTATPRNAHVGTYEIALTASDGQASASTVFNLTVENVNDAPVVSMELLNMLAKTGETLNFTAPAETFSDPDVGDALTYAATLADGSPLPDWLSFDAETLTFSGIVGGEGVYELMLTATDRAGARASESFTLNVSPGEAPSPGSSSHEFSLPDNNRYATIGEADLAGDWTLEARVKRSADVDGASILLNSSRHSIRMSQSNSGKLGLGEYGRSYQELNYSAPLDKWVSLTLVREGKTTHLYENGELKATLNSSIDLPLGTLSKNSEIADLEGSLSDLRVWSFAKNADSVAETWNATLTGNESGLHLWYDFREGEGTTVHDQSGHGRDAVLASGNTTGVWGDVIPGTGGATMAALTMSDWPEPVLADDSGMAHKVEALVSAMAAFDAPSGGEILLPHDPHNQPSMTIAAAW; encoded by the coding sequence ATGGGAAGTGGTGGCCCCTTGGATGAGGCTCCTGATCAATCTTCCGGAACAGACAGTGGTGCCATTATTGGTGGCGAAAGCGATGACGCCATCTCATCTAAAGAAGGAACTAATTACATATCTTCTAATGGAGGAAACGATACAGTCACTGGTTCAAATAGTGGTGATTATCTATCTGGAGGAAGAGGTAGTGATATTATCTTTGGCAATAATGGCAATGATTGCATATTAGGCGGAGAAGGTATTGATCATCTATATGGTGGCAATGGGGATGATACCATTGTCGGTGGAAACGAGGATGACACAATTGAGGGCGGAGCTGATAGCGATGTCCTTCATGGGCAGTCAGGAGCTGATATATTGGAGGGTGGCAGCGGCAGAGACTTCCTATATGGTGGCAGCGGCAAAGATACCCTTAATGGAGGCATTGGTAATGATTACATCGAAGGCGGAGCAGACAACGACACATACGTCTACACCAAGGGCGACGGTGCAGACTATATTGTCGATACAGAAGGTCTAAATAAGATCATTCTAAAAAATAGCGAGTCTGACTCTGGCAAAACTATCTCAGAGATTACGAGAGTTTCTCCTGATAGCAATATTTTTGAAGACGAAGATAGTAACCGTTACGTTCTTACCGATTCAAACCAACTCATCATCACATTAAAAGACGACAGTTCTGGCGGCTCTATCACGCTCGGCTATTTCGACCCAAATGACCCTAATTTAAATTTTGGTATCTCTATTAAAGAGCCGGAAGATAACGCGCCTCCTTCCGCCCCGGGAGCGTATAACGTCAATACTGGCGAAATCCTCCGACCCGGAACCACTTCCACCATCATCAAAACCAGATGGGAAGCGCGTGACGGCTTGGCATATCAGGATGAGATCAATAAATCCGGCCTGATATTTAAAGCGGAAGACGCGACCAAGCTGTGGGACTACGCCAATGGCAAAGACCATAATGGCGCCTCGCTGACGGAGTGGAAAAAAGGACAGGCGGACAGTGGCTATGTGTTCTTCTTTGAAGGCACTGATCATAAAGACCAGTTTTATGGCGGCCATCAGTCAGGCGATTCCTTTTATGGACGCGCTGGCGACGACTTTATGGATGGCGCGGCGGGCTCAGACCTGTTAGTCGGCGGTAGCGGCAGTGATCGCATTCTTGGCGGCACGGGCAATGACTGGATTTGGGGCAACGACAGCCAACGCCTGTATGACGACACTGGCGCGCCAACCCCCAACTACGCCAAAGAGTCCGCATCTTCCGAGGATTACCTCGATGGCGGCGATGGCGATGACTGGATTTCCGGGGATGAAGGCAACGACACCCTTTTGGGCGGTAAAGGCAATGACTACCTTAGCGGCGGCGCAGGCGCGGACATAATATTTGGGGGCGAAAACGACGACCACATTCACGGCGACAGCCGCAATGAGTACCGGTCCAACGCCTCGTCAGGCAGCGCTCAAATCAGCAATGACGACTTGCTCACGGAAGTGGAGGAAGGCGTCTCCTATGACGACGTTCTCTCCGGCGGCAAAGGCGCGGACAGGATTTGGGGCGAAGCCGGTTCCGACGTTATTGACGGAGGCGAAGGCGACGATATCCTCTGGGGCGACCGCAGCCAGGTGACGGGCCTGCCTGACCTGGACCCTCTACTGCATGGCAACGACACCATCTCTGGCGGTGCAGGCAGTGATCAGATTTACGGTCATGGCGGCGATGACGTCATCGATGGCGGAGCTGATAAAGACTACATCTGGGGCGATCACGATAAGCTGGCCGGCGAGTTTCATGGAAACGACCATATTGACGCTGGCGACGGCGAAGGTCAGATCATCATCGGCGGAGGCGGCAGCGACGTCATCCTGAGCGGCAGCGGCCGGGATATGATCTGGGCGGACAGCACCTATGACGCCACCAGCATCACCTCAAATGGCAATACCTTCGTCGTGCCTACGACGCCACAAGGACTGGACGAGGCTTTCCATGGCGATGACGAGGTGCACGCAGGCGGAGGCGATGACCAAATCCTCGCTGGCGCAGGAAATGACAGAATATACGGCGACGCTGGCGAAGATGTGATCTACGGCATTGCAGGCAATAACTACCTGGATGGCGGCGATGACAAGGACTTCATCTACGGCGGAGTCGATATTGACCATATCGTTGGCGGCGCTGGCGCCGACACGCTGTATGGGAACAAAGGCGACGACTGGCTGCAAGGCGGCTTGGGCGGCGACTTCCTGTATGGCGACGAAGGTAACGACACCCTGGACGGCGGCGGCGAAGGCGACGTGCTGGCGGGGGGAGAAGGCGACGATACTTACATCGTCAAAAGGGGTTATGGCGTCACGCATATCAAAGATGAAGAAGGAATTTCCACCATTAAATTTGCGGACACATACGCCTCATCGACAATCAACGTCATTCAAGGCGAAGACAAAGTCACCATTCGATATGGCGCGGAAGGCGACGCTGTCGTCATGTCAATTCAGACCTTCAAGAACGCTAAACTGGTATTGGCGGATACCAGGGGTCCCGCTACACCTGAATATGACGCGGCAGGCTCCGAAGGCCCTGTTTCCGGTAGTCTCAACAATGATGTGATCGACTTTTCTGACAAAGAGAGCGACTCCAGCATCTATGCCGGTGAAGGTAACGATATCCTTTATGGCGGAACGGGCGACGACAAGTTATACGGCGAAGGCGGCGATGATACTTTAGATGGCGGGCTCGGCAATGATCGCCTCAACGGAGGTCTTGGCGCCGATACGTATAACGTCAAAATTGTCGGTGGATTTAATGACATCATAGATGAAACCGGCTCTGACAAAAACCACTTGAACATTACCGGCGTTGACAGCCTTGACGATCTGGTTGTCACCAATGACAGGGAGTGGGGACTGGTTATCACCACTCGTCAGATTAATGCTCGTTCATTATGGTTGGGCAACCTCCCCGAGCACTACCATCTAGAGGGTATAACAACATACGACATCACCCTGCCAGACTTTGGACTTAATCTGGATAGTGACGCCATTCTTGATAAGTTAATGGAAGGCAATAGTTTCTCTCAGATTATCAGAGGGAATGAAAGCGCCAATGTCATTACGGCGGAAGGCGGCGACGATAATGTTCACAGCTATGGCGGCAATGATTATCTGTATGGCGGCTCTGGTCAGGATTATCTCAACGGCGGCGATGACGATGACGTCATCTACGGCGGCAGGGATAACGACGAGCTACAAGGTGGCAATGGCGATGATGTTTATGTTTATCAAAGTGGCGATTGCGTCGACACAATCATCCTCAATAAGTCAGGGCTTGGCGACAAAGACATCCTGGTGATTCAAGGCTTATCGAAGCACGAGCTATGGTTCTCCCAATCATCAGCGGATCTGACCATCTCCAAAGCTGGCGATCCCAAGTCACAAATCCGTATACCGAACTGGTTCAATGCGAACTATCAGGCATTAAGCGCCATTCGACTGGAAGACAGCTGGCTGAGCAGTGACGATGTGGCCCACTTGGCGGACGCTATGACGCGCAAAGAGGGAGAGACCATGGAGGCGTTCCGTGCCCGAGTGAGCCAGGAAATCGATCTAACCTGGAAACCTCTTACGCGCACCGACAACCATGGCCCGACTATCGGTCGCCCTGTAGAAACCATTGTCGTTAATGAAGATTCACGCTGGACCTATTCTTTACCGACAGGGACCTTTGTGGATGCGGATGGGGACATTCTGACCTACCAGGTAAAAATGGAAAGTGGCGAAGAGCTGCCCTCATGGTTTGGCTTTCATGAAAGTGGTACTCTCTACGGGCTCGCCACCAATGACGAGGTGGGAGAGCACGCTCTCATCGTCACCGCCACGGATGGCATAGCTTCAACCTCCATGCGCGTCACCTTAACTGTGCAAAACGTCAATGACGCTCCTGTCGTCAGACAGCCGATTAAGGATCTGCAAACACAGACGAATAGCGATTTCACCTACACCCTGCCAGATAATACCTTCAAGGATGACGATGCAGGCGACACGCTGGAGTACAGCGCCACCTTACCCGACGGCGCTCCCCTACCCGACTGGCTGTATTTTGACCCCGACACTCGAACCTTCAGCGGCGTCAACGACACCGCCGGCGTACTGGAGGTCAAAGTTACTGTCAAGGACAGCGCGGGCATTGAAGCATCAGATAACTTCAAGCTGACCACCTACCCCGAACCCACTGAGCCCACTGGCGATCCAAGCCATGAGTTTAGTTTTACCGACAACAATCTATACGCCACTATCGGCCAAGCGGATATTGTCGGCGACTGGACACTGGAAGCGCGGGTGAAGCGCTCCGCCGACTCCGATGGGACGTCCATCTTACTGAACTCAAGCAAGCACTCCATTCGCCTGGGACAATCCGGTGATGGGAAAGTGGGCATTGGCGTGTATGGCCGCAGCTATCAGGCATTTGACTATACGCTTCCGGTTGATAAGTGGGTGAACTTGACGCTGGTGAAGCGGAGTGGTCGAACCCACTTATACGTGAATGGCGAATTAGAAAACACTCTATATAGCTCGATCAGTCTGCCGCTTAGCACATTAAGCAAGAACAGTGCTCTAGCTGACTTGGATGACAGCCTGTGCGACCTGAGAGTGTGGAACTACGCCAAAGACGCTGACGCCGTCGCGGCGGCCTGGTATACGCCATTGACCGGCGAAGAAACCGGTCTCCATCTCTGGTACGACTTCAGCGAGGGAGAAGGCGCTCTGCTTAATGACCGAAGTGGAAACGGGCGTAATGCCGTACTCGCCTCCACAGATACGACCGGCGTCTGGGGCGAGGTTGTGTCAGGGACGGACTCCAGCGGTTCCGGTGAAAATCATGCTCCCGAAGTCATTGGCTCACAGGAAAACGTCAGTATCGCTGAAGACGCGCCCTGGAGCTTTACTGTTCCTTCCGGCCTTTTCACGGACTCAGATGGCGACACGCTAAGCTATGTCGCCAAGTTGGCCAATGGAGACTCCCTGCCCTCCTGGTTGAACTTCAACGGCGTTAAATTTACGGCGACTCCGCGAAACGCACACGTGGGAACCTACGAGATAGCGCTTACGGCGTCTGATGGGCAAGCCTCAGCCTCCACCGTATTCAACTTAACGGTTGAAAACGTCAATGACGCGCCGGTGGTCAGTATGGAGCTACTTAACATGCTGGCGAAAACCGGTGAGACGTTAAACTTCACCGCTCCGGCTGAAACCTTCAGCGACCCGGATGTGGGCGACGCGCTGACTTACGCCGCCACCCTGGCGGACGGCAGCCCATTGCCTGACTGGCTGAGCTTTGATGCGGAGACATTGACCTTTAGCGGTATTGTCGGGGGCGAAGGCGTCTATGAACTCATGCTGACGGCCACTGACCGCGCTGGCGCACGAGCCTCTGAAAGCTTTACGTTGAATGTGTCGCCAGGGGAAGCCCCCTCCCCTGGCTCCTCCAGCCATGAGTTCAGTCTCCCTGACAACAACCGATACGCCACTATTGGCGAAGCGGATCTGGCGGGGGACTGGACGCTGGAGGCGCGAGTCAAACGCTCGGCGGACGTCGATGGCGCGTCAATTCTGCTGAACTCCTCCAGGCACTCCATCAGGATGAGTCAGTCCAATAGTGGAAAGCTAGGCCTCGGTGAATACGGACGCTCCTACCAAGAGCTTAATTACTCCGCTCCATTAGATAAGTGGGTTAGCCTGACGTTAGTAAGAGAAGGCAAAACCACACACCTATATGAAAACGGTGAATTAAAGGCGACCCTCAACTCCAGCATTGACCTGCCTTTGGGCACGCTGAGCAAGAATAGCGAGATTGCCGATCTGGAAGGAAGCCTCAGTGATTTACGCGTGTGGAGCTTCGCTAAGAATGCCGACTCAGTTGCCGAGACATGGAACGCAACTTTAACTGGTAACGAAAGCGGCCTGCACCTCTGGTACGACTTCCGAGAAGGCGAAGGAACCACGGTGCATGACCAAAGCGGCCACGGCCGCGATGCGGTCCTGGCTTCCGGCAATACTACAGGCGTGTGGGGAGACGTGATTCCCGGCACAGGCGGGGCTACCATGGCGGCGCTCACCATGTCGGATTGGCCGGAACCCGTTCTGGCGGATGATTCAGGCATGGCGCATAAGGTAGAAGCGCTGGTCAGCGCCATGGCGGCGTTTGATGCGCCATCGGGTGGTGAAATTCTGCTTCCACATGATCCGCACAATCAGCCGAGCATGACCATAGCGGCGGCCTGGTAA
- a CDS encoding LysE family translocator → MLLSFIVATALITLAPGPSMLLVIANTLRSGLGQGIYTSLGVVVADAILLCLTVSGLGALVQTSAWAFNLLKWFGVAYLAYLGVRQLCSQPSAEDLSGATEVAKQNPFKQGLGVTLLNPKIIGFFIAFFPQFLDASAPVGPQLMTLGPLFLVIVFLILAGYAMAANRVRRWLAGAQAQSVLNKSSGVALLVCGAAAGLTTR, encoded by the coding sequence ATGTTATTGAGTTTTATTGTCGCGACGGCGCTGATCACACTCGCCCCAGGCCCTTCCATGCTATTGGTCATCGCCAATACGCTGCGCAGTGGTCTGGGGCAGGGGATATACACCAGTCTGGGCGTGGTGGTCGCTGACGCGATACTGCTGTGCCTGACTGTCTCAGGTTTGGGAGCGTTGGTACAGACTTCTGCATGGGCGTTCAATTTGTTGAAATGGTTTGGGGTGGCTTATCTCGCGTATCTGGGAGTACGTCAGCTTTGCAGCCAGCCTTCAGCGGAAGATCTATCCGGCGCGACTGAAGTCGCCAAACAAAATCCTTTCAAACAAGGCTTGGGCGTCACCCTGCTTAACCCTAAAATCATCGGGTTTTTCATCGCATTTTTTCCACAGTTCCTCGACGCCAGCGCGCCTGTCGGCCCGCAACTCATGACGCTGGGGCCGCTGTTCCTTGTTATCGTCTTCCTCATCCTGGCGGGATACGCCATGGCGGCCAACCGTGTCCGGCGATGGCTGGCTGGCGCACAGGCGCAATCCGTGTTGAATAAATCATCCGGAGTCGCTTTGCTCGTTTGTGGAGCGGCGGCGGGGTTGACGACGCGCTGA